TCAAAAGGCTTCATCCATGGATATCGCTCGCACGCCCTCCACGCCAGATGGCAACCAGCACCTCGCCGATGCCGCACCCGAACCGCAGGAACCGGCGATTATCCGGCGCGAGGATTACACGCCCTTCGCGTGGAACTTGCCGGAGGTCCATCTCCATTTCGAACTGGGGCTGGAAGAGACGCATGTCACCGCGAAGTTGAGCGTAGAGCGCAATCCGCAAGCCGAAGCCTCCCCCACGATCCGGCTGAACGGAGACGAGCTGGAGCCGCAATCGGTCGCGGTCGATGGCGAACAGGTCGACAGCTGGACAATGGATGACGGCGACCTGCTCGTGTCACTGCCGGGCGATGCGCATGAGATCGTGATCGAGACGACGATCAATCCCGCGGCCAACACGAAGCTGATGGGGCTGTTCGCCTCGAACGGTATGCTCTGCACGCAATGCGAGGCCGAGGGCTTCCGCCGCATCACGTTCTTCCCCGACCGCCCCGATGTGCTTTCCGTTTACTCGGTGCGCATGAGCGGTACGAAGGCAGCGTTCCCTGTGCTGCTGGCCAATGGCAATCTGGAAGAGAGCGGCGAAGAGGCGGATGGCACCCACTGGGCCGAGTGGCACGACCCGTGGCCCAAGCCGAGCTACCTGTTCGCGCTGGTGGCGGGCGACCTTGTCAGCAACACGGACACCTTCATCACCGCCTCGGGCCGCGAAGTCACTTGCAACATCTATGTGCGCGAGGGCGACGAGGGTCGCACCGGCCATGCGATGGAATCGCTGAAGAAAAGCATGCGTTGGGACGAGGAGACCTTCGGGCGCGAATACGATCTCGATCTCTACAACATCGTCGCCGTGTCGGATTTCAACATGGGCGCGATGGAGAACAAGGGCCTCAACGTCTTCAACACCAAATATGTGCTGGCGGACGAAGAGACGGCGACCGATGGCGACTTTGACGGGGTCGAAGGCGTGATCGCGCATGAATATTTTCACAACTGGTCGGGCAACCGCGTCACCTGCCGCGACTGGTTCCAGCTGAGCCTGAAGGAAGGGTTCACCGTGCTGCGCGACCAGCTCTTCAGCCAGGACATGGGCAGCGCACCTGTCAAGCGCATCGAGGATGTGCGCGTGCTGCGTGGTGCGCAATTCCCCGAGGATAGCGGACCGCTCGCCCATCCGATCCGTCCGGACAGCTACCGCGAGATCTCAAATTTCTACACCGCCACGGTTTACAACAAGGGCGCCGAAGTCATCCGCATGATGCGCACCATGTGCGGGCCGGAGCGCTTCCGGCAGGGCACGGGCCTCTACTTCGAGCGCCACGATGGCGAGGCGGCGACATGCGAGGATTTCGTGAAGGCGATGGAGGATGGCGCCGGTCTCGATCTTACGCAATTCCGCCTCTGGTACTCGCAGGCAGGCACGCCGAAAATCACCGCGCGGCTGGAAAAGGATGGCGAGGATGCGGTGCTGCACCTGTCGCAAGAGGTGCCGCCGACGCCGGGGCAGGAGAGCAAATCTCCCATGCCCATCCCGCTGCGCACGGCGATCTTCGACAGGGAAACCGGGAAACACGGTGGTGAACAGCTGGTTACCCTGACCGAAGCTCAAGGTAGCTTCAGGTTCGGGAATGTTGGCGCGTCGCCCGTGCTTTCGATCAATCGCGGCTTTTCCGCGCCTGTGACCATGTCGCGCGACGTGTCGGATGAAGACCTTGTCTTCCTCGCCGCGCATGATGACGATCCGTTCGCCCGTTACGAGGCCTTGCAGGATCTGGTGGTCGGCCATTTACAACATGCCGTGTCGGGCGAATTGTCGGATGATGACCGCGACAGCGCCCGCGAAGCCATCGCCAGCGCCATTGGCAGCGTGCTTGCCGATGACAGTCTCGACGATCTGATGCGCGGTGAGCTGCTGGTGCTGCCGACAGAGGGTTATCTCGCCGAGACGATGGCAATCGCCGATCCGGGCCGAATCCATGAAGAACGCGCTGCCCTGCGGTCTGCCATCGGCGCGCAGCTGGAAGACCAGTTCGCCGCCATGCATGAGAGGGCGAGCGCGGTGCCATACAGCCTTTCTGCCGAGGCGCGCGGCGCGCGCAAGGTAAAGACGCAGGCGCTGATCTACATGGCCGCCGGCAACCCCGATCGCGGCAAGGCAATGGCATGGGAGCAATATCAGGCGGCCGACAACATGACCGATCGGCAGGGCGCGCTGATGGTGCTGGCAGGTGCGGACGGTATCAAGCGGACCAATGCGCTTCTCGATTTCTACAACCGCTTCAAAGGCAATGCGCTGGTAATTGACAAGTGGTTCTCGTTGCAGTCCATGTCGACGCATCCGGGTGTCATCGAGCATGTAAAGGCGCTGGCAGACCATCCCGAGTTTACGCTGAAGAACCCCAATCGCGTGCGCTCGCTCTATATGGGCTTCGCCGTGAACCAGAACGCCTTCCACGATCCGTCCGGCGAAGGCTATCGCGTGATCGCGGACCTGATCCTGGCGCTCGATCCGATCAATCCGCAGACCGCCGCGCGCTTCGTCACGCCGCTGGGGCGCTGGCGGCGGATCGAGCCGGATCGCTCTGCCCTGATGAAGGCGCAGCTGGAGCGGATCGCCAAGGCGCCGGGCCTCTCTCGCGACACACATGAGCAAGTGAGCCGCAGCCTTGGCTGAGGTCATCCGGTCCGGTCGCCTGAGCGTGCCGCACGGCTTTCTCGACGGCGAGCAGAGCGATGCGAACGCCACCGCCCTTGCCGTGGGCGAGATGCCTGTTGCCATGCTGAAACAGGTGCATTCGCCTGACGTCGTTCGCGTTACGCAAGCGTTCGATCATGGCGAACGGCCTGAAGCCGATGCCATGGTGACGGACAAGCGCGGAATCGCACTCTGCATTGTGACGGCGGATTGCGCGCCGGTCCTTCTGGCCGACGAGATCGCCGGCGTCATCGGCGCAGCCCATGCCGGGTGGCGCGGAGCGCAAGGCGGCGTCATCGCCAACGCCGTTGCGGCGATGGAAGAGCTCGGCGCGGACCGCCGGCGGATTACTGCTGCCATCGGCCCATGCATCGCGCAGGAAAGCTATGAAGTCGGAGAAGACATGCGCGCTGAATTCACGCCGCAGGATCACACCTTCTTCAAATCGGGCGCTTCGGGGAAATGGCAATTCGATCTGGAAGGCTTCGTCGCGAGCCGGCTGAAACTGGCTGGTATTGCCACAGTCGATCCGCTGCGACTCGACACCTATGCCAATGCCGACCGCTTCCATTCCTACCGCCGCGCGACGCACCAGAACGGCGACAAAACTGCGCGCCAGCTCTCCCTGATTGCCCTGCCACGCTGAATAGTTGCGCCGCGCGCAACAGCCCTTGTCATATAACCGCCAAAAGGCGGGTTGATGGCGCGCCCCGCCTCGTCTATCAGCCGCGCCAAGCCGCCGCTCGGCAAGCCTTTGTCTTGCGGTTTCAATACGGGTTATTCCAAAAGCTAAGGGGACGCGATACCGCGACCCCGTGACGGGCAAGCAAGGCAAGGGCATGGCAACCACCACCGGCAATGCTGAAACGGCTGAAGTAACAGCTGAAACTGCGGGCAAGGACGGCGTTCGTCGCCGCGACTTTATCGAGATTGCAGCCGTGTCGGCCGCCGGTGTCGGCGGCGCGGTGACGCTGATCCCGTTGCTGACCCAGATGGCCCCGTCGGCAGACGTGCTGGCCGCCAGCACCACCGAACTTGACATTTCGGGCCTCGAAACGGGTCAGGCCATCAAGGCGGTTTTCCGCGAACAGCCCGTGTTCGTCCGCCGCCTGACGCCTGCCGAGATCGAGGCCGCCGACGCCGTGCCGCTTTCGGAGCTGCGCGATCCGGCGGCGCTTTCGGACATCACGCAGGTCGGCCATGAGGATGTGCTCGTCGTGATGGGCGTTTGCACCCACCTCGGCTGCGTGCCGCTCGGCGCTGCGGAAGGTGAGAACAAGGGCGAGTATGGCGGCTATTTCTGCCCCTGCCACGGCTCGCATTACGACACCGCCGCGCGTATCCGCAAAGGCCCCGCGCCCACCAATCTGGTGGTGCCGGAATACCAGTTTACTTCCGATACGACGATTTTGATCGGATAAGGCGAGAGAGACGACCATGAGTTTTCCCTGGGCCCGCGAATACAAGCCTGCCAACGGCTTCACCCAGTTTCTCGATGAGAAGCTGCCGGTGCCGCGCCTTATTTATAATGCTGTGGGCGCCGGTTACCCCGTGCCGCGCAACCTTTCGTATTTCTGGAACTTCGGTGTCCTCGCCGGTTTCTGCCTCGTCTTGCAGATCGTTACCGGTGTCGTCTTGGCGATGCACTACGCCTCCGATGTCGGCCTCGCCTTTGCGAGCGTCGAACACATCATGCGCGATGTGAACTGGGGTTGGCTGATGCGTTATGCCCACGCCAACGGTGCAAGCTTCTTCTTCGTTGTCATCTACATCCACATCTTCCGCGGGCTGTTCTACGCCTCGTACAAGCCGCCGCGCGAGATGATCTGGCTGATCGGCGTCGTGATCTTCCTGCTGATGATGGCCACCGCCTTCATGGGCTATGTGCTGCCATGGGGCCAAATGAGCTTCTGGGGCGCGCAGGTCATCACCGGCCTGTTCTCCGCCATCCCGCTGGTGGGTGAGCCGCTGCAGATCTTCATTCTAGGCGGTTATGCGCCGGGCAATGCCGCGCTGACCCGCTTCTTCAGCCTGCACTTCATGCTGCCTTTCGTGATTGCAGGGTGCGTGATCCTGCACATCTGGGCGTTGCACATTCCGGGCTCCTCCAACCCGACGGGCGTGGAAGTGAAGCAGGAAAGCGACACGGTGCCGTTCCACCCGTATTATACGGCGAAGGACGGCTTCGGGCTCGGCGTCTTCCTATTGATCTACCTGGCCTTCGTGTTCTTCATCCCGAACGTGCTTGGCCACCCGGACAATTATATCGAGGCGAACCCGCTCTCGACCCCGGCGCACATCGTGCCCGAATGGTATTTCTATCCGTTCTACGCGATCCTGCGCGCCTTCACCTTCGACTTCATCCTGCCGGCCAAGCTGTGGGGCGTACTCGCCATGTTCAGCGCGATCCTGGTATGGTTCTTCCTGCCCTGGCTCGATAAGGGTCCGGTGCGCAGCGGCCATTACCGCCCGCTGTTCCGCAAGTTTTTCTGGTTCGGCCTGATCCCGTGCATGGCGATGCTGTTCTTCCTCGGCGGTGCGCCGGCGGAAGAGCCCTATGTGATGCTGAGCCAGATCTTCACCGCATATTACTTCCTGCACTTCCTCGTGATCCTGCCGATCATCTCTTCGATCGAGCGGCCCGATCCGCTGCCATATTCGATCACCGAGGCTGTGCTGGGTTCCGACAAGACAGCCGTGCTGGGCGAGAACGCCAGGCCGGTAGGCGTCTGAACGAGAGCGTTTAGGGGAAATACAAGAACATGATCCGTCTCGTTGGAATCCTGATCGGTCTGGGCTTCGCATTCGTGGCCCTGGTCTCGCTCGGCGTCGGCGCCTACACTGCTGCGACCGAAGACGCACCGGCATATACGACCTACGACTTCGTCCTGCATGGCGATGGCCCTGAAGGTGGCTTCTCCTTCGAGGGCGGGCTTGGCCGGTGGGATATCGCGCAATTGCAGCGCGGCTACCAGGTCTACAAGGAAGTGTGCGCCGCCTGTCACTCGCTCGACTACGTCGCCTTCCGCAATCTGGAGCAGCTCGGCTATTCCGAAGATCAGGTGAAGGCTGAGGCGGCCAGCTGGCAGGTGCCCGGTATCGATCCGGATACCGGCGATTCCATCATGCGCCCGGCTCTGCCGACCGATTATTTTCCTTCGCCCTACGCCAATGACGTGGCTGCTGCTGCGGCCAACAACAACGCCATCCCGCCGGACCTGTCGCTGATGACGAAGGCGCGTCCCGATGGCACGAATTACGTGTATCACCTGCTGATCGGCTATCAGGAACCGTCCGAGACATTGGCGACGAACCTGCCCGACGCGCTGCCGGGGCCGGGGCTGTACCACAACCCGTATTTCCCCAACCTCAATATCGCCATGGCCCCGCCGATCACGTCGGACGGCCAGGTGAGTTATAATGACGGCACCGAAGCCACGATCGAACAGATGTCGGAAGACGTGTCCGCTTTCCTGACATGGACGGCGGAACCCAGCCTGATCGAGCGCAAGGAAACGGGTTGGGCGGTGCTGCTATTCGTCCTCTTCGCCACGATCCTTGCATGGTTCGCCAAGAAGCAGGTCTGGGCCGACATCAAGCCTGTCCGCCGGAAGGACTGACGTATCGGCGCCGCCAGCTTGACGGACGACCAGCTCAAGGCGCTGATCCGTACTGTTCCGGATTTCCCTGCCAAGGGGATCCAGTTCCGCGACATCACCACGCTTCTCGCCGATGGAGAGGGGCTGGCGGCCTGTATCGATCGCCTGACAGACTTGGCGCGTCCACTGAACGTGCAGGCGATTGCGGGCATAGAGGCGCGGGGCTTTATCTTCGGCACGGCGCTGGCCATGCACCTTGGCACCGGCTTCATTCCGATGCGCAAGGCAGGCAAGTTGCCGGTCCCGTGCCTCGAGCAGTCCTACGCCCTCGAATATGGCGAAGCGGTGCTGGAACTTGATCCGACTATCGTGGCGGCGGACCAGCATGTGCTCGTCGTGGATGATCTTTTGGCAACCGGCGGCACGGCGCTGGCGGCAGCCAAATTGCTGCGCAAAGCAGGCGCGCGGGTCGAGCATGCATTGTTCGCTGTCGATCTGCCGGAACTCGGCGGTGCGGCAGCGCTAGCAAGTGCGGGCGTAAAGACCCATGCGCTGCTGGCATTTGACGGGCACTGACAGTCTGTCAGGATAGAAGACCCTGCTGGCGCATTGGTGATCGGTAGGTAGGGACAGCCGTCCCGGACGGGGAGACACATGGAATCACAGGCCCTTGTTATCGCGCTTGTCGGGATTCTCGGCATTGGCGCGCAATGGGTGGCCTGGCGCACGGGATGGCCCGCCATCGTGCTCATGCTCGCCGCCGGTTTCCTAGCCGGACCGGTCCTAGGCGTGATCGACCCGCGCGAGACATTCGGCGACCTGCTGCAACCCATGGTCGGCATCGGCGTGGCGCTCATCCTCTTCGAAGGCGGCCTCAGCCTCGATTTCCGCGAATTCCGCAAATATGCAGGCGGTGTGTGGCGGCTCGTCATCATCGGCGTGCCGCTGGGCTGGCTCTTCGGGTCGCTGGCCGGATATTACGTGGCGGGACTGGCGCTGCCGGTAGCGATCCTGTTTGCAGGCATCCTCGTGGTGACAGGCCCGACTGTGGTCATTCCGCTGTTGCGCCAGAGCGCCGTACAGCAACGTCCGGCTGCGCTGCTCAAATGGGAAGCCATCGTCAACGATCCCTTCGGTGCGCTCGCCGCGGTGATAGCTTTCGAATACTTCCGCGCCATCGCGCTCAACGACAATGTGTACGATGTCGTGCCCGAGATCGCCATTGCCGCGGCTGTGTCGGGGCTGATCGGCTATGCCGCCGCCAAGGCCATTGCATGGAGTTTCCCGCGTGGTTTCGTGCCGGAATATCTGAAAGTGCCCGTCCTGCTGGTCGCGGTCATCGGCACCTTCGTAATCTGCAACAAGATCGAGCATGAAGCGGGCCTGCTGGCTGTGACCGTCATGGGCATTGCCCTTGCCAATATGCACGTGTCTTCGCTGCGCAGCATCCACCCGTTCAAACAGAATATCGCGGTGCTGCTGGTGTCGGGAATCTTCATCCTGCTATCGGCCAGCCTGGATTTCGAGGCCTTGCGTGAGTTCGAATGGCGCTTCGGCCTCTTCCTGCTGACGCTGCTCTTTCTGGTGCGTCCCGCGACGGTGCTTATCAGCCTCGCTTTCTCCAATATCCCGTGGAACGAGCGGCTGTTCCTCGCCTGGATCGCCCCGCGCGGCATCGTGCTGGTGGCCATCTGCGGCCTGTTCGCCCTGCGCTTGGAAGATCTTGGCGTGGAGCGGGCGAACCTGCTGATCGGCCTCAGTTTCGCCGTCGTCGTCACCACCATCATTGCGCACGGCTTCACGATCGACATCGTGGCGAAGCTGCTTAAGGTGAAAGGCGCGAGCCGCCCCGGCATCCTCATTGTCGGGTCCACACCGTGGACTGTCGCCTTGGGAGAACGGATGCAGGCCCTCGATACGCCTGTGATGATCGTCGATTCGAGCTGGCAGAGCCTGAAGCGTGCGCGAGAGAAAGGACTGCCCACCTACCATGGTGAAGTCTTGCACGAGGCGACAGAGCACAATCTCGACCTGACGCCATACCAGGTGCTGATCGCCGCGACCGAGAACGAAGCGTATAACGCGCTGGTCTGCGCAGAATTCGCACCGGAGATCGGCACCGATAAAGTCTATCAGCTGGGCGAAGGTGCGGACTCCGACGACCGACATGCCCTACCCGCGTCCCTTCGCGGTCGCGCCCTGTTTGCCAGCGGATTCGGCGTGGAGGATGTTGCCGCGCGCCAGCGTGAAGGCTGGGTCTTCCGCCGCACGACACTGTCGGAAAAATACGATGTCGACGATGCGCGCGACAACCTGCCCGAAGCGGCCAATATGCTGATGCTGATCAAGCCCAGCGGAGAGCTGAAATTCTTCACCCACGCCGCCACGCCCACGCCCGAAGCGGGCGATGTGGTCATATCCTTCTCCCCGCCGCGCGAAAAATCTGCCGAAGAGAAGGCCGCGCGCAAATCGAACCCGACCGGACAAAAGCCGCAAACGGCATGAAGAGAGCTGACATGAAAACGCTGCCCACCATCGCTTTGACCCTTGCCGCGACGCTTGCCCTCTCCGCTTGCGAGTTGCGCCGCGAAGGTGGTGAGGAGGCTCCCGATGACGAAACCGGGGAGGAGACAGGCGATCCGCAAGCTCTTGCTTCGCCAACGCCGGACGCTTCGGACGCGCCGATCCCGTCCATCCTGCGAGAGGATGTGGAAGAAGAAGCGGCGGCTGCGTCGCCCCAGCCGGAAGAGCCGGCAGAACCGGTCGAGATAACGCTGTCCTTCCCCGACGGCCCCGAAATTTCTCAGGCGGCAGAGCGTCGCCTGATCGGATTGCTGCAGGAAGATGCGATGGACGAGGATTGGCCCGTCATCCTTGCCGGTCATACCGATTCGGGCGGAAACGACGCGGCGAACCTGCGCGCTTCACGTTCGCGTGCAGAAGCCGTGGCGGCATGGCTGGTGGAGCGCGGTGTCGATAATGACCGGATCGAAGTCATCGCTTTTGGCGAGCAGAACCCGCTCGCGCCGAATGCCCTCCCTGATGGCACACCGAATGAGGAAGGCCGCCGCCAGAACCGCCGCGTCGAAATTACGATAGCGCCTCCAGGCGACTAGACGACGGATATGGCAGCAAACGAGGACGCTTGACTGGCGCGCCCGGCCACGGCAGTGGCGTGGGCTCGGAGCGCGGGTATAGCATAGTGGTAATGCTCCAGCCTTCCAAGCTGGCTAGAGGGGTTCGATTCCCCTTACCCGCTCCATCCCTTCGGCGCGCTTGGCGAACCAGTCTTCCACGCGCTGCCGTTCGGCTGCCGACAGATGCAGGCCCAACTTGCTGCGCCGGAACAGCACATCCTCGGCGGTGACAGCGAATTCTTCGCGAACCAGATAGTCCAGCTCCCGCTCATACAGGTCGAGACCGAAATGCTCGCCGAGATCGGCGGTGCCAGTCGCGCCGTCCAGAATAGCGTGCAGTCGTGTGCCATATGCGCGAGCGAGGCGGAGCGTTCCCCGAGGTCCGAACCACGGATAGCGCGCGTCGCACTCGGCCACGAAGCCGGCAAATTCCAGCGGCTCGATATCGCCGCCGGGCAGGTCTCGATCGGCCGTCCAGCCGTCCGTTTTCGCCCAGCCCAGCGTGTCGAGCGCATGCTCCGCCAGTTTGCGATAGGTGGTGATCTTGCCGCCGAAAATGGAAAGGATCGGCGCGCCGCCCTTCTCCTCCATCTCGAACACGTAGTCGCGGGTGACAGTGGAGAGGTCCGATGACCTGTCATCATAAAGCGGGCGAACCCCGGCATAGCTCCACACAGCATCTTCGGGCGTAACATCGCGGCGCAAATATTCGTTGATCGCCTCGCAGAGATAGTCCGCCTCCTCCGGCGAGATATCGATACCCGACGGATCGCCATCAAAGGCCTTGTCGGTCGTGCCTACCAGCGTGAAGCGGCCTTCATAGGGGATGGCGAAGATGATGCGATTGTCGCGGTTCTGGAAGATGTAGGCGTGGTCGCCTTCGTAAAGGCGCGGGAAGACGAGGTGGCTGCCTTTCACCAGCCGGAGCGCCCCTTCGCCGCTGGCATCGGCCTTGCCGAGCACATGGTCCACCCATGGCCCGGCGGCATTGACAATCTTGCGCGCCGTTACCGTGCTTTCGCCATCCGGGCCGCGCAAGGTCGCCGTCCAGCAATCGGGCGCGCGTTCCAGCGCGGTGCACTCGGTGCGCGTGCGAATGTCCGCGCCGCGTTCGCGCGCATCCATGCAGTTGAGCACGACAAGCCGCGCATCCTCCACCCAGCAATCCGAATATTCGAATCCCTTAGTGAGGCGGTCCTCCAGAACGGACGCATGCGGTTCGTCTCGTAAGGATATCGTCCGCGTCCCCGGCAGCAATTTGCGCCCGCCCAGGTTGTCGTAAAGCAGCAAGCCGAGCCGCAGCAGCCACGATGGGCGCAGGCCCTTGTCGTGCGGCAGGATGAAGCGCAGTGGCCAGATGATATGCGGCGCGATGGTCAGCAGCCGCTCGCGCTCCATCAGGCTCTCGCGCACCAGGCGGAATTCATAATGCTCGAGATAGCGCAGGCCGCCATGCACCAGCTTGGTCGATGCGCTGGAGGTATGTCCAGCGAGATCGTCTTTCTCCACCAGCAACACTTTCGCGCCGCGCCCTGCCGCATCGCGCGCGATCCCCGCGCCATTGATGCCGCCGCCGATGATGAGCAGGTCGTAGATCATACAGGCTTGTTGTCGATCAGCCGCGTGCCACCGATCCGTGCTGCGACGAACAAGCGGGCATTGCCATTGTCGCCATCGAGTGAGGCTATGCTGTCGGCATCGCGCAATTCGGCATAGTCGACGCGCGAGAAACCCGCGCCCAGCAATTCGTCCTCCATAGCCGCCAGTGTGCGGCCCACATGTTGCCCGTCGCGAATGCGCGCGATGGCCTCGTCCATGGCGCGTGGCAGGGTAGCGGCAGCGGCGCGGTGTTCGGCCGAGAGGTATGCGTTGCGGCTGCTCATCGCCAACCCGTCTGCCTCGCGCACGGTCGGAACGCCGTGGATGGCATCGACATGCGGGAAGGCGAGGTCGAGATCGCGCGCCATGCGGCGGATGACGGCAAGCTGCTGCCAGTCCTTCTCGCCGAACAGCGCCATGTCCGGGCGCACCTGGTTGAAAAGCTTGCATACGACCGTCGCGACGCCGTCGAAATGGCCGGGGCGGTCGCCGCCGCACAGGCCTGCACTCACGCCCGAAACGCTGATATTGGTGGCATAGCCAGCCGGATACATGGCCGCAACATCGGGCGCCCATAGCAGCGCCACGCCTTCGCTTTCGAGCTTTGCGGAGTCCTCGGCCAGCTGGCGCGGATAGGCGTCCAGATCCTCCCCTTCGCCGAACTGGCGTGGATTGACGAAGATGGAGGCGATGACGTGATCGGCCTTTTCAGCCGCCGCGCGCATCAGGGTCAGGTGCCCATCGTGCAGCGCGCCCATGGTCGAAACCAGCGCGACCGTGCTTGTTCTTGGGCCGCTTTCGCGCAGTTTCTCCACAGCCAAGCGTAGCTCTGGAAGGGTTAAGGCAGTTTGCATGGGGCGTGCGCTCCGATAGACTGTTGCCCAAGGCCTAGCGGCCTGTCGCCAACAGAGAAAGCCCGGTTTTGAGCGCACCACCCACAGTCCCTCATCGCATCGTCTTCGCCAACGAGAAGGGCGGCACGGGCAAATCGACTACCGCCGTCCACGTCGCCGTGGCGCTGGCCTATCAGGGCGCCAAGGTGGCCGCGCTCGATCTCGACACGCGGCAAAAGACCTTTTTCCGCTATTGCGAGAACCGCGCCGAAACGCAGCGGCGCCGCGGCATCATGCTGGCAGGCCCGGTGTTCGATATCTGCCATGGCGACAGTATCGAAGCGCTGGAGGAAGAAGCCGCGCGCATCAGTAAGGGGATGGACTTCCTGCTGTTCGATACGCCGGGGCGTGACGATCCTTTTGCCCGCCATGTCGCCGCCAGCGCCGATACGCTGGTGACGCCGATGAATGACAGCTTCGTCGATTTCGACCTGATCGGCCATGTTGATGCGGAGAATTTCAAGGTCCGCAAGCTGAG
This sequence is a window from Aurantiacibacter gangjinensis. Protein-coding genes within it:
- the glpD gene encoding glycerol-3-phosphate dehydrogenase, with amino-acid sequence MIYDLLIIGGGINGAGIARDAAGRGAKVLLVEKDDLAGHTSSASTKLVHGGLRYLEHYEFRLVRESLMERERLLTIAPHIIWPLRFILPHDKGLRPSWLLRLGLLLYDNLGGRKLLPGTRTISLRDEPHASVLEDRLTKGFEYSDCWVEDARLVVLNCMDARERGADIRTRTECTALERAPDCWTATLRGPDGESTVTARKIVNAAGPWVDHVLGKADASGEGALRLVKGSHLVFPRLYEGDHAYIFQNRDNRIIFAIPYEGRFTLVGTTDKAFDGDPSGIDISPEEADYLCEAINEYLRRDVTPEDAVWSYAGVRPLYDDRSSDLSTVTRDYVFEMEEKGGAPILSIFGGKITTYRKLAEHALDTLGWAKTDGWTADRDLPGGDIEPLEFAGFVAECDARYPWFGPRGTLRLARAYGTRLHAILDGATGTADLGEHFGLDLYERELDYLVREEFAVTAEDVLFRRSKLGLHLSAAERQRVEDWFAKRAEGMERVRGIEPL
- the panC gene encoding pantoate--beta-alanine ligase; this encodes MQTALTLPELRLAVEKLRESGPRTSTVALVSTMGALHDGHLTLMRAAAEKADHVIASIFVNPRQFGEGEDLDAYPRQLAEDSAKLESEGVALLWAPDVAAMYPAGYATNISVSGVSAGLCGGDRPGHFDGVATVVCKLFNQVRPDMALFGEKDWQQLAVIRRMARDLDLAFPHVDAIHGVPTVREADGLAMSSRNAYLSAEHRAAAATLPRAMDEAIARIRDGQHVGRTLAAMEDELLGAGFSRVDYAELRDADSIASLDGDNGNARLFVAARIGGTRLIDNKPV
- a CDS encoding division plane positioning ATPase MipZ, whose translation is MSAPPTVPHRIVFANEKGGTGKSTTAVHVAVALAYQGAKVAALDLDTRQKTFFRYCENRAETQRRRGIMLAGPVFDICHGDSIEALEEEAARISKGMDFLLFDTPGRDDPFARHVAASADTLVTPMNDSFVDFDLIGHVDAENFKVRKLSFYAELIWEARIKRSRATIEEQKREMDWVVVRNRTGFTDARNQRRIDGALTELSKRVGFRVSQGLSERVIYRELFPSGLTLLDKGQLGELGTSHLVARQELRNLVGNLRLPMPERDDRTEATATRPLELA